In Desulfomicrobium apsheronum, the DNA window CCAACGGGTTTGTTCCATGATTTTGCGCGGGATCACGCCTAGGGCGTTCAGATCGGCCCAATGAAAGTGATTGTGCCGGTTGTTGTGCGTCAGCGACGCCCGGTATTCCTGCCAGTCACCCTCGATGCGAGTCACGCCATCCCGGATGTATCCACCCACCAGCGCGTCGCAGTGCAGGCTCCCGGCCAGCTCCATGCTTTGGGCGCGATGACTCAGATTTATGACCAGATGAAATGCCTGCCGCCGCAAATCCCCTTCCTGACCATGACTGAAGTAGCACACCTGTGGACTCAGGCGCGCCAGCGGCCCGGCGAAACTCGGCTCGGCCATGACCCAGACCGGATGGCCGGGAAATGCCCGCTCCAGCCACAAAAAAAGCGGAAAGGACAGGATCAGGTCCCCCATGCGCTGCATCTGGATGACCAGGATAGGCTTCTTCACAGGCTAACCGTAGATGGAGCGCATGGTCCGGACCAGGGACTTTAAGCGCAGGTCGTAGGTGTGTTCGGCCAGAATGCGTGAACGCGCGGCCTGGACAATCCTTGCGCGCTCGCCGTCATGACTCAGGTAATGGCGCACGAGCCCGGAAATCTCACCCGGCTCCTGATAACAGACGATCTCCCGGCCAGGCTCGAAAAGCGCCTCCATCTGGCGCCGGTGGTCGGTGAGCAAGAATCCGCCGCATACCGGCACGTCGAAGACACGCTGATTGACCGCGCCCTTCATCTGCTGGCTGGTGCAGTTGAAGTTGATGCGCGTAGCAGGATAAAATTTGGGCAGATCGGCGTAGTAGTTGAGTTCGCGGTGGTAGGTCCAGCCGCCTGGCGGCAGAATCTCGTGCCACCCCGGGTCTCCGACCAGAAGCGGTTTGAAGGGCAACAGCTCCCGCACGCGCTCCAGGCGGTACAGAAGGGTCGCCTGCCAGGTGATCAGGGTCTCGAAGGCAAGCCGCGCATCCACGTCCGGCAGAGCCCTGAAAGCCTCCACGTACATGGGCCGCTCCTCTTCCAGAAACCGGGCCACGGACAGAGCTCCGCTGAGCATGAAGGCGCGCCCGAGTTCCTTCAGATCGGCCAGAAGAACGGGCGGAAAATCGTAATGGCGCAGCTTTGCGCGCACCTTGTAAAGCATCGAGTTGCCGACAAAGGAGACATCGCGCGCCGGGGCCGTGTTCGGGGCGTGGGCAAAACGGTGCGGATCAGTGGCCAAGGGCAGGTAGTGAACGCGCGAGAACCCTTGCGCTTTCAGGGATTCGATATTGTCCACGTCCCAGGTGAAGAGCGTGACCCAATCCGAGGCCAGATTTTCGTAGACGTAGAGGATGAGGTGCGGGTTGTCGACGAACCAGGACGCCAGGGGAAGCTCCATGCGCGCCAGAAGCGCCGTCAGAATGCCCTCCTTGTCCACGCCCAGATGATTGATAGTCAGCACGAAATCCGGACGAAAGGACAAAATTTCCGCGAGGATGGATTCGACGAATTCCTGGCTGCCCACCTCCTGGCTCGGCAGCTGCACCAGCGAGGTCGCGTAGCCGAGGCGGGTGCAGGCGGCCTCAAGCTCGCCCATCAGAAAATAGGAGCTGGTCAAGAGCATCACGCGCGGGACCTTGGAGCGAAACTTGGGGTAGCGCGCCCGGTTCCAGAAATCGAACTTGAGGCTCATCTCCAGACGGTCGGCAAGCTCGCGGTACAGGCCAGGCCTCAGGCGAGCGTAGAAAGGGTCGCGGATCGGCGCAAACGGCAGGCCGCCGTGCCGAAGCTGCCAGCGGGTCAAGCGGCTCAGAGCCACGCCCGGGTCGTCCTCGGCAATCCAGAATATGCGGGGGTCGTCACGCCATTTGCCAGGAACGCCGGTCAAGGCGCCGATGGGCTCTTCGGCATCGATCACGGCCACCGGCCCGGAAGTCCGATCGAGCAAATCGGCCAGTCCGGCTCCGAGCCCAGCTCCCAAAAAGACCGGCAGGGCCCCTTCGACCGGAATTTCCACCACGCGACGCAACTCGTTCTCACGGCCTCGCCTGCCGCCCATATGCTGGGCGCGGCCGTCCCGCAGGATGCGCACATCCGTGGAACCGTCGGTTCCCTGCACAAGTTCGGCGGTGTAATCCATTTCGGCGGCCATGGCCTCAGGCCCTGCCGTCGGCGTGGGATGGAAAAAAAAAGGTCGTGATGACGGGGTGCATGCTGTTTCCTGTCAAAAAATGAACGCTTCGGAACATCCTAGCAACATGCCTGCCAAGAATGGCTACAAATCGTCGCTGTCGAGCCAGATCGTGACCGGGCCCCAGTTGATCAGGGACACGTCCATGTCCGCGCCGAATTCGCCTTCGGCCACCTGCGGCCACTGCCGACGCAAATCGGCCACGAAGGACCGGTACAGGGTCAGGGCGGCTTCTGGTTGGGCGGCCTTTGAAAATGAGGGGCGGCGGCCCTTTTTGACGTCGGCATAGAGGGTGAACTGCGAAACCACCAGGATGCCGCCGCCGTGATCGGC includes these proteins:
- a CDS encoding CgeB family protein yields the protein MAAEMDYTAELVQGTDGSTDVRILRDGRAQHMGGRRGRENELRRVVEIPVEGALPVFLGAGLGAGLADLLDRTSGPVAVIDAEEPIGALTGVPGKWRDDPRIFWIAEDDPGVALSRLTRWQLRHGGLPFAPIRDPFYARLRPGLYRELADRLEMSLKFDFWNRARYPKFRSKVPRVMLLTSSYFLMGELEAACTRLGYATSLVQLPSQEVGSQEFVESILAEILSFRPDFVLTINHLGVDKEGILTALLARMELPLASWFVDNPHLILYVYENLASDWVTLFTWDVDNIESLKAQGFSRVHYLPLATDPHRFAHAPNTAPARDVSFVGNSMLYKVRAKLRHYDFPPVLLADLKELGRAFMLSGALSVARFLEEERPMYVEAFRALPDVDARLAFETLITWQATLLYRLERVRELLPFKPLLVGDPGWHEILPPGGWTYHRELNYYADLPKFYPATRINFNCTSQQMKGAVNQRVFDVPVCGGFLLTDHRRQMEALFEPGREIVCYQEPGEISGLVRHYLSHDGERARIVQAARSRILAEHTYDLRLKSLVRTMRSIYG
- the dtd gene encoding D-aminoacyl-tRNA deacylase, producing the protein MRAVLQRVRSACVRVQGRTLGEIGPGIVVLLGFGGNDDPDMAGGPVWNKFMQKLLGLRLFPDAGGPINASLADHGGGILVVSQFTLYADVKKGRRPSFSKAAQPEAALTLYRSFVADLRRQWPQVAEGEFGADMDVSLINWGPVTIWLDSDDL